The following coding sequences lie in one Onychomys torridus chromosome X, mOncTor1.1, whole genome shotgun sequence genomic window:
- the LOC118574659 gene encoding claudin-34-like, with amino-acid sequence MVSSRDSQQLRGFAAAILAWILCSVSMALPHWRMWSFQEPMDSKPSMTLVGMWMTCVYQQENISSIFRVCYPYTYQDTFIPLDIRVAQHLLLVSSFLGMVATVSIIAALWRIFSRRLRKKAPYNPFFFSGVLNIIASIFVFLSVLYNYLAIIHKDRIAFPPYFHIPSFPDTQRVGTALIMATLSSFLFLVGGTISLSFTLSRCPHIYSNI; translated from the coding sequence ATGGTCAGCAGCCGTGACAGCCAGCAGCTAAGAGGCTTTGCTGCTGCCATCCTAGCATGGATCCTTTGTAGCGTCTCTATGGCCCTACCTCATTGGCGAATGTGGTCTTTTCAAGAGCCCATGGATTCGAAGCCCAGCATGACTTTAGTGGGAATGTGGATGACGTGCGTTTACCAACAGGAAAATATTTCCAGCATTTTCAGGGTGTGTTACCCATATACCTACCAGGACACCTTCATTCCTTTGGATATTCGAGTTGCTCAACACCTGTTACTTGTCTCCAGCTTTCTCGGCATGGTTGCGACAGTCTCCATCATTGCTGCTCTTTGGAGAATTTTCTCAAGGAGACTCCGGAAGAAAGCCCCCTACAATCCATTCTTCTTTTCAGGGGTTCTGAACATCATTGCTAGCATCTTTGTCTTCCTTTCCGTCTTGTACAACTATTTAGCCATCATTCACAAGGACAGGATTGCCTTCCCCCCATATTTCCACATACCATCCTTCCCAGATACCCAGAGAGTTGGCACTGCGCTGATAATGGcaaccctttcttctttcttatttctagTGGGTGGCACAATTTCCCTTTCTTTCACTCTTTCCCGGTGTCCCCATATATATTCtaacatttaa